The Callospermophilus lateralis isolate mCalLat2 chromosome 18, mCalLat2.hap1, whole genome shotgun sequence nucleotide sequence CTTCAGGCGCCTCCTCCGCCCGCTCTCCTGGTCGTCGTAGTCGTCGTCGCCGCCGGGAGCCCAAGCGCGCCTCCGCCGAGCCCCGAGTGCTTCTGCTATTCGCAGTCGCACTTTCGCTAAAGGCCGAGGACCCCCGCCGAGCACTCGGAAAGTCAGAAAATCTATTTAGGCCATTTGCAGGAAGAATTGTTTTTGCGGGCAACGTGGAAAAGGGAACAAAGGGCAGAAAAAGCCACGGGGAAAAGAAACGTGAGCAGCGAATCTGCAGAGCCGGAACTGCAGAATACGGGGGGCGGGGCGAGGTGGACGCCGTCTCCAAGAGCAGCGCGCACGCGCGAAACTGAGCCACcccgccccccccaccccgcctcgGTACAGGTAACTGTGTCCAGGTTCCCGTACATACGTCAAGAGCCCAGGTTATGTGGAAAGCAGGGGATCTGATAGTTATCAAAACAACTGTTTGGCAGGACTCCGCCAACTGATGAGGAAGGAATAAAGGGATGACGAGGAAAATAAAGACACCGAAAGGAAAGGCAGTGGGAGCTGCGCTGAGTATGCGTACGTACAGGCGACGGGCGCTGACAGAGGGATCCTCTGGAAACGAAGATGCTCCCTTGCTAGTCTCTAGCTTTCCATTTGCAGATTGCAGTTTCATCAAAAGCTGTATCATGGCGGCGTTACATAAAATGTAAGTTacgattttaaaataaatatgattcCGTGAGAAGTATTCACAGACCTGACCTAAAACCGGGAGAATAAAATTCCAAAGGCGAGAGATGAATCTGCCGACCCAAACACCTGGAGAGGAAGGTAGATGACCCGCCCGGCAGAACCTGCGCGAGCTCAAGCCGCGCCCCCAGGCGTCGACTCGGCCCTCGGGATTCGTCTCCGCACTTTCGACAGGCTCTCCCAGCCCACCAGCGAAGGCGGGGCTGAGACTATAAAAGGGCCTCGGGGCGGAGGGAGCCAGGTTGTTGCCTAGGCAACTAGAGAGCTAGGAGTCGCCAGCGGTGGCATTGTGAACGGACGGTGGCAGAGAGGTTATCTGTTTGCTCCGTACATTGGCAGCAGCCCTTCTTGAgactgaaaaggaaacaaaaagtcCTCTGTACTTACTGAAGGCTTCACTTACTTTCTGAACTTGAAGGGACTAAAAGGAcaggaactttttaaaaaattccatctGCTGAAAGATTTCTAGTGAGAGGGGACTGAGTGAAGATGGTGACATGGATGGCCATGCCAAATGGAGGAGGGTCAAAGGCCAAATAGAGGAAAGTCAAAGCTTCAGGCTATCTTTTAATCTCCAGCCTCTTCTTAGTGACACCACCACACAAGATCGCAGCATCCCCCCCAGTATGGAATAGAAAAGCAAAATCTGCAGCTTGCCATGAGCACCTGTGCAGGACCAAGTGACCCAATAAGAGCCGTGCCCTTCGCCTTGTAAAGGTCCATCGGGCCCACCCCAAAATTAGGTCCCGAGCCCCCATTCAGGGGTCTCCAGCCATCCCTGGGACCCGGGGTGACACAATCCCTGCACCTTTATCCAAGCTCCTCACCATCTATATCCAGCCCCACAGGATTCCGCCCTTGGATAACCATTCTAACAACTCCTAAATTTGACTCCATCCCCGATGGAGTacatagaaaatgaaaaacaagagTCAAATTTTCCTGGGATAATTGGTTCTTTGGCAGGAGGGGAGCTTTGGGGCGTTATCTTCAGGGTGGTTGAATTCTGCAATCTCTCCAATGCGGTTCATCTTTCTCTAGCCcccaccctcccacctgggtcttCAGGAACTGGCACTGGCCCATATTTCTGTAGAGTCCAGAGTTCTGCAAGGTAGAGCATTCCTTTCAACGAGATCTGGAATTCCTAGGGTTGCAGACTTTTACAACTAGACCCTGGAGGGCCTCAAAAATACAGAGGTGCTTGGTTCAAAATTCCCAGGGAGCTCAGAACTCTGTGGGgtccacagtgcctggctcaggAACATTTGGAGGCCTGCAATACTGTGGCTAAGCCCACAGCAGAAGGGTGACCACAATATTGTCTTCACAGCTTGAAGGTGTATGAAATAATGTCACTACATCGAAGCAGTGCCTCAGCCTGCACACCTATGGGAGTCTGCAGCTGCGACACGTAGAAGTTGGCCACATCCAGGTCAGTGGCTCCAAAGTGGGCAGTCACATGCACACCCTCGTGCAGTGTGAAGCTCACCTGGCGACCCACCATGGCCAGCAGGCTGCGGAGGTAGCGCTCCCGAAGGGCAGCTCGGGCCCGCTGTTCCTGGGATTCTGGAGATTCTTGAAGGATGGGACACTCTTGGATTTCAGTAGCTACGCGCTTCAGGGGGGCCCTGCGTCCATCAGGGGCAAAGCCACGACTCAAGCCGTCGGGGCCCCGGGGGAGCCGGAGCACAGGCACAGGAATGGC carries:
- the Gemin7 gene encoding gem-associated protein 7, with the translated sequence MQTPLAIPVPVLRLPRGPDGLSRGFAPDGRRAPLKRVATEIQECPILQESPESQEQRARAALRERYLRSLLAMVGRQVSFTLHEGVHVTAHFGATDLDVANFYVSQLQTPIGVQAEALLRCSDIISYTFKL